The genomic window AAGCTCTCCGCCTACGAGGACACCGGTGCCGTGATCGCCGCCATCACCACCTCCATCCCCGAGGCGGCGGATAGTGGCCGCAACTGGGACTATCGATACTGCTGGCTGCGGGATGCCTATTTCACCGTCCATGCGCTGAACCGGCTGGGCGCGACCCGCACCATGGAGGGGTTTCTGCGCTACATCATCAATCTCGTCGCCGGCAGCGACGATCACCGCCTCCAGCCCCTCTACGGGATCGGCGGCGAGCGCCGTATCGATGAGACCACCGCCGATGCGCTGAGCGGGTATCACGGCATGGGCCCGGTGCGCGTCGGCAATGCCGCCTATCATCAAATCCAGCACGACGTATACGGCACCGTCATCCTCGCCGCCACCCAGGCGTTTTTCGACGAGCGCCTCGAGCGGCCTGGCGATCGATCGCTCTACCAGCGGCTCTGCGCGCTCGGCGAAGAGGCCGTTGAGCGCTACGACCAGCCCGATGCCGGGATATGGGAATACCGCGGCCGGGCCCGCGTCCACACCTACTCGGCCATGATGTGCTGGGCGGCCTGCGACCGGTTGCGCCGCATCGCCGGACAGCTCGGGCTGGATGCCGATGCCGCGCACTGGGCCGATCATGCCGCCACCATCCACGCCCGCATCTGCCGCGAGGCATGGAGCGAGACGCATACCGCGTTTGTCGAGAGCTTCGGTGGCGACAGCCTTGACGCCAGTCTGCTGCTGATGCACGAGCTGGGTTTCCTGGCCGCCGACGACCCGCGGTTCATCAGCACGGTGGAGGCCATTGAGCACCAGCTGCGACGGGGCGATCACCTGTTCCGCTACGCCGCGGCGGATGATTTCGGCCGCCCGGAGAACGCCTTCAACATCTGTACGTTCTGGTTCATCGACGCCCTCCAGGCGATCGGTCGGGGCGACGAGGCGCGGCGACTGTTCGAGAATATGCTCGGCCATCGCACGCAGCTCGGTCTGCTCTCGGAAGACCTGGATCCGGCGCATGGCGAGCTGTGGGGGAATTTCCCGCAGACCTACAGTATGGTGGGGTTGATCAACTCAGCGATGCATCTGAGCCGCAGCTGGGAGGAGAGCCTTTGAGTCGACTGGTCGTCGTTTCCAATCGCGTCCCGCTGCCCAACCCGGATCGCCCCCAGGCCGGCGGGCTGGCCGTCGCCCTGTCCGATGCCCTGTCGCGACGGGGCGGGCTCTGGTTCGGCTGGTCCGGCCAGCTCACCGACACGCCGGCCGCGCATCCCGACCACCTGCATCACGCGGGCATCGACTACGCGACGATCCCGCTGACCCGTGACGACTACGACGATTTCTACCTGGGTTATGCCAACGCCGTCATCTGGCCGGTGTTCCACTTCAACCTCGGGGCCATGGACTACCAGCGCCGGTATTCCCACGGCTATGCCCGCGTCAACGCCCGCTTCGCCGACATCCTCGCGCCGCTCATCGGGCCCGGTGACACGATCTGGATCCACGACTACCA from Spiribacter curvatus includes these protein-coding regions:
- a CDS encoding glycoside hydrolase family 15 protein, with amino-acid sequence MADSAGTAAPTPTPRLNLELGLIGNGQLAGLIDPQGRLVWSCLPRFDAEPAFTRLIDDTDRGHFSIELCDQCDVTQFYRHNTAVLCTELTDRYGAVLRITDFCPRFRQYERTYRPVMILRRLEVIRGHPVVRTRLRPVTGWDGAAPATTRGSNHVRFIRNEQVLRVTTDAPLTHVVDETPFVVDTTMTFILGPDESVKESVAAMSRRFLECTEAYWQDWTRSLAIPFEWQRAVIRAAITLKLSAYEDTGAVIAAITTSIPEAADSGRNWDYRYCWLRDAYFTVHALNRLGATRTMEGFLRYIINLVAGSDDHRLQPLYGIGGERRIDETTADALSGYHGMGPVRVGNAAYHQIQHDVYGTVILAATQAFFDERLERPGDRSLYQRLCALGEEAVERYDQPDAGIWEYRGRARVHTYSAMMCWAACDRLRRIAGQLGLDADAAHWADHAATIHARICREAWSETHTAFVESFGGDSLDASLLLMHELGFLAADDPRFISTVEAIEHQLRRGDHLFRYAAADDFGRPENAFNICTFWFIDALQAIGRGDEARRLFENMLGHRTQLGLLSEDLDPAHGELWGNFPQTYSMVGLINSAMHLSRSWEESL